From a single Lewinella sp. LCG006 genomic region:
- a CDS encoding DUF389 domain-containing protein, with the protein MEKPNQSFNPQEKSPGIAASLQLLIKGIREWFVEFLDLQEGMDREGTVIAIKSGKLMRGANAWMLICSIMIASLGLDLNSEAVIIGAMLISPLMSPILGVGLGVSINDRDMLLLAIKHFIISIVIALITSTLYFWLTPLGTFTDMIEARTAPTFLDGLVAIFGGLAGIISITRKDKSNAIPGVAIATALMPPLCVTGYGIANGNMEIALNSFYLFFLNSFFIALTSYLIIRFLQFPYKEHPNQKESLRARVAIVIFSLIIIIPGTSILRDVIQDLKYKQNIKAFVKDQFDNDCIDYSVFNITPDSNILVVQLINRDVPDSMTQDYNTLLADKYELPNTYFQVIPDYRIKLGDIEKNAVGPGQLTQVKSQLEEIRNHQRQLAVKDSIIQLQEQLKPRLDSLQFARLSKTIHQAEQFKILDTLAYGQTQIIDFTTPAQNIPMFIAHWSNRPSARTRQRQEGDLKTFISNYIKTYDLQIDTFVVHSY; encoded by the coding sequence ATGGAGAAGCCAAATCAATCATTTAATCCCCAGGAAAAAAGCCCAGGAATAGCCGCTTCCTTGCAATTGCTCATTAAGGGAATCCGGGAATGGTTCGTTGAATTCCTCGACTTGCAGGAGGGCATGGACCGGGAAGGAACCGTCATTGCTATCAAATCGGGCAAACTCATGCGCGGTGCCAATGCCTGGATGCTCATCTGCTCCATAATGATTGCCTCCCTTGGCCTCGACCTCAACTCCGAAGCCGTAATCATTGGGGCTATGCTTATCTCCCCCCTGATGTCACCGATTCTGGGAGTAGGCCTTGGAGTAAGCATCAATGATCGGGACATGCTTCTGCTAGCCATCAAGCACTTTATCATTTCCATCGTGATTGCGTTGATTACGAGTACCCTCTATTTCTGGCTCACTCCCCTGGGTACTTTCACTGATATGATTGAGGCAAGAACAGCTCCTACCTTTCTTGATGGCCTCGTGGCTATCTTCGGCGGTCTGGCTGGTATTATTTCCATTACCCGTAAGGATAAATCAAATGCCATTCCGGGAGTAGCCATCGCTACCGCTTTGATGCCTCCCCTCTGTGTGACAGGGTACGGTATTGCCAACGGTAATATGGAAATTGCGCTCAATTCCTTTTACCTGTTCTTTCTCAATTCCTTTTTCATTGCCCTTACCTCCTATTTGATTATTCGTTTTCTACAGTTTCCTTACAAGGAGCATCCTAATCAGAAAGAATCTTTAAGGGCTAGGGTTGCTATTGTTATCTTTAGCTTGATCATTATCATTCCTGGCACATCGATCCTCCGCGATGTGATTCAAGATCTGAAATACAAGCAGAACATCAAAGCATTTGTCAAGGATCAATTTGATAATGATTGTATTGATTACAGTGTTTTCAACATTACTCCCGACTCCAACATCCTCGTTGTGCAGCTCATCAATCGGGATGTCCCCGATAGTATGACCCAAGACTATAATACCCTTTTAGCGGATAAATACGAGTTGCCCAATACCTACTTTCAAGTAATTCCGGATTATCGAATAAAGCTGGGCGATATTGAGAAAAACGCCGTCGGGCCGGGGCAGCTAACCCAAGTAAAAAGCCAGCTGGAAGAAATCCGTAACCACCAACGTCAGTTAGCCGTCAAGGATAGTATCATCCAACTTCAGGAACAACTGAAGCCCAGGCTAGATTCCTTACAATTTGCCCGACTATCGAAGACCATTCACCAGGCCGAGCAGTTCAAAATCCTGGATACGCTCGCCTACGGTCAAACGCAAATCATCGATTTTACTACGCCCGCACAGAACATTCCTATGTTTATTGCGCACTGGTCTAACCGGCCAAGCGCACGCACCCGGCAACGTCAGGAAGGTGATTTAAAAACATTTATTAGCAACTATATCAAAACTTATGACCTTCAAATAGACACCTTTGTTGTCCATTCGTACTAA
- a CDS encoding TonB-dependent receptor, producing the protein MKFLPHTRILYFILFLGVSISAAAQTVVRGEILDGVSREPLIGANAIIKGTTEGTITDYDGTFSFNTSASPPFTMVFSYVGYQDAEVFIESVVEPIKIELSENSVTIATIEVKGRRIGERQRQSPLTVETLDNIAIKETPAASFYDGLGALKDVDLTAASLGFKIINTRGFNSTSPVRSLQLIDGVDNQSPGLNFSLGNFLGSSELDVNRVNLIVGASSAFYGPNAFNGVISMETKDPFFHKGLSAMAKGGDRSLFEGALRYADVFGKNKGIGYKLNFSYFQANDWVADNYDPVDDTDTGVDNPGGFDAVNIYGDEFTSGSDFSNILQLPGLGIIHRRGYREEDVVDYDSNNLKLGAAVHFRLKPSMDLGSPTLIAASNYSTGTTVYQGDNRYSLRGIQFFQHRLELKKQDTYFLRFYVTHEDAGDSYDPYFTSLLLQTNAKENRFWRNAYSAHWSNQVLPQMQMIEGFPRISQFPGDPVGYRAALSEFLGRPDVETLLFQWHSEAQEAALVADPIANNAVEFYEPGTARFDEEFARITGRNLNSGGTRFFDKSALVHGQGEYKFNDLVARGNITDLDLLAGASFRRYMPNSDGSILLDTMGRDIDTQEFGIYGGGTLELKSKLKISASLRLDKNQNFDYLFSPAGSLVYSPTDVTTVRASFSSAVRNPTLADQYLNYNVGRAILLGNLNGFDSLVTVESLRNTLNTSDLNQLDYFNVAPIRPEKVKTFETGFRTTLFERLYLDATYYYSFYTDFIGFNIGVDTRFDNTFGTLVSAQAYRVAANATQEVTTQGFSIGTNYYFAKYYVFNGNYSWNKLNTITDDPIIPAFNTPEHKYNIGISGRNVPLNLGAFRVPNFGFSVNYKWIEGFIFEGSPQFTGRIPSYDLLDAQINWQVAKLNSTFKLGASNILNNETFQTYGGPRIGRLAYFSVLYEFKKK; encoded by the coding sequence ATGAAATTCTTACCACACACACGTATTTTGTATTTTATTCTCTTTCTGGGAGTAAGTATTTCCGCTGCCGCTCAAACGGTTGTTCGAGGAGAAATTCTTGATGGTGTTAGCCGTGAACCTCTCATTGGAGCCAATGCAATCATAAAAGGTACGACCGAAGGCACCATTACAGACTATGATGGCACCTTCTCTTTCAATACCAGTGCCAGCCCTCCGTTTACGATGGTTTTTTCCTACGTAGGCTACCAGGATGCTGAGGTATTTATTGAGTCAGTAGTAGAACCCATCAAGATTGAATTATCAGAAAACTCGGTGACCATTGCTACGATAGAAGTTAAAGGTCGCCGCATTGGTGAACGCCAACGGCAATCCCCTCTCACGGTAGAAACCTTGGACAATATTGCGATCAAAGAAACGCCAGCGGCCAGCTTCTATGATGGTTTGGGCGCATTGAAAGACGTCGATCTTACTGCTGCCAGCCTTGGTTTCAAAATCATCAACACCCGGGGTTTTAATAGTACCAGTCCGGTGCGCTCGCTACAGCTCATTGATGGTGTAGACAACCAATCTCCAGGACTGAACTTTTCGCTCGGCAACTTTTTGGGTTCTTCCGAATTAGATGTCAATCGCGTTAACTTGATCGTTGGTGCCAGCTCTGCTTTCTATGGCCCCAATGCCTTTAATGGGGTGATCAGTATGGAAACGAAAGACCCCTTCTTTCACAAAGGGCTTTCCGCGATGGCCAAAGGTGGTGATCGTTCTTTGTTTGAAGGTGCTTTGCGTTATGCTGATGTTTTTGGGAAAAACAAAGGCATCGGCTATAAGCTCAATTTCTCCTATTTTCAGGCCAATGACTGGGTAGCAGACAACTACGACCCAGTGGATGATACCGATACCGGCGTAGATAATCCTGGCGGATTTGATGCTGTGAATATTTATGGGGATGAATTCACCAGCGGCAGTGACTTTAGCAACATTCTTCAACTTCCAGGCCTGGGTATCATTCATCGTCGTGGCTACCGAGAGGAGGATGTTGTTGATTATGACTCTAACAACTTAAAGTTGGGTGCAGCTGTGCATTTTAGGCTCAAGCCAAGCATGGATTTGGGTTCACCTACCCTTATTGCAGCCTCTAATTACAGCACAGGAACGACTGTTTACCAAGGAGATAACCGCTACAGCCTTAGAGGCATCCAGTTTTTTCAGCATCGCTTAGAACTGAAAAAACAGGATACTTACTTCCTTCGTTTTTATGTCACCCACGAAGATGCTGGAGATTCTTATGATCCTTATTTCACTTCTCTATTATTACAAACTAACGCCAAAGAAAACCGTTTCTGGCGAAATGCTTACAGTGCCCATTGGAGTAATCAGGTGTTACCCCAAATGCAAATGATAGAAGGTTTCCCCAGGATTTCCCAATTCCCTGGCGATCCGGTTGGATATCGCGCAGCTTTGAGTGAATTTCTCGGGCGTCCTGATGTTGAAACTTTACTGTTTCAGTGGCACAGCGAAGCTCAGGAAGCTGCACTCGTTGCCGATCCTATTGCTAATAATGCCGTAGAATTTTATGAACCAGGGACTGCTCGTTTCGACGAAGAATTTGCACGCATTACTGGACGTAACCTCAATAGTGGCGGTACCCGTTTCTTCGACAAATCGGCGCTCGTACACGGCCAAGGCGAGTATAAATTCAATGATCTGGTAGCACGTGGCAATATTACTGACCTTGACTTGCTTGCAGGTGCCAGCTTCCGCCGTTACATGCCCAATTCTGATGGCTCTATCTTATTGGACACCATGGGACGGGATATTGATACCCAGGAATTTGGCATCTATGGCGGTGGTACATTGGAACTAAAGAGTAAATTAAAAATTAGTGCTTCTCTACGTTTAGATAAGAATCAAAATTTTGATTACCTCTTTTCACCAGCGGGCTCTTTGGTCTACAGCCCAACAGACGTTACTACAGTAAGGGCATCTTTTTCTTCAGCTGTGCGGAACCCTACCCTTGCAGATCAATACTTAAACTACAATGTAGGCAGGGCGATCCTTCTGGGCAACCTCAATGGCTTTGACAGTCTTGTAACGGTAGAATCGCTCAGGAACACCCTCAACACCAGCGACTTAAACCAGTTGGACTATTTCAATGTAGCTCCTATCCGACCAGAAAAAGTAAAAACGTTTGAAACAGGTTTTCGTACCACCTTATTTGAACGTCTGTACTTAGACGCTACTTACTACTATAGCTTCTACACGGACTTTATTGGTTTTAACATCGGTGTAGATACGCGTTTTGATAATACTTTTGGCACGTTGGTTTCCGCTCAAGCTTACCGTGTAGCTGCCAATGCGACTCAAGAAGTTACGACCCAAGGTTTCTCTATTGGAACTAATTATTACTTTGCCAAATATTATGTGTTTAATGGAAATTATTCCTGGAACAAATTGAATACCATTACTGACGATCCAATTATCCCAGCCTTTAATACGCCGGAGCATAAATACAATATTGGTATTTCCGGACGAAATGTCCCACTTAATCTGGGAGCATTCAGGGTTCCAAACTTTGGCTTCAGCGTCAATTACAAATGGATCGAAGGGTTCATTTTTGAAGGGTCACCACAGTTTACCGGAAGAATTCCATCTTACGACCTTTTGGATGCCCAAATTAATTGGCAGGTGGCTAAACTGAACAGCACCTTCAAGCTAGGTGCATCAAACATTCTCAACAACGAAACTTTTCAGACGTACGGTGGGCCCCGGATCGGGCGCCTGGCTTACTTCTCTGTTTTATACGAATTCAAGAAAAAATAA
- a CDS encoding rhomboid family intramembrane serine protease encodes MNITLTLVIIVLTCLISYQAFNNPEMRAKLMFRPVDIRKGEYYRFFTSGLIHGDFSHLLFNMWALYIFGETVESIFVHENGLFGPVMGRVAFIAFYFSAIVVANIPSYFRYQDNYAYSALGASGATSALSLMYILFSPWDWFIFPPLPGILIGVGFLWYSSYMDKKGVDNIGHNAHLTGAIYGIAFIIIASAIKQPSLLHFMLEQLMAGPQPFPGF; translated from the coding sequence ATGAATATTACACTTACCTTGGTCATCATCGTCCTGACCTGTTTGATCTCCTACCAGGCTTTTAACAATCCGGAGATGAGGGCCAAGCTGATGTTTCGCCCCGTTGATATCCGTAAAGGCGAATATTACCGATTTTTTACCAGTGGGCTCATTCACGGTGATTTTTCCCATTTGCTTTTCAATATGTGGGCGCTCTATATTTTCGGGGAAACCGTAGAAAGTATTTTCGTTCACGAAAATGGTCTCTTTGGCCCGGTAATGGGACGGGTTGCTTTTATTGCTTTTTACTTCAGCGCCATCGTGGTAGCCAATATCCCTTCCTATTTTCGCTACCAAGACAACTATGCCTACAGTGCTTTGGGGGCATCCGGAGCCACTTCTGCCCTATCCTTGATGTATATTCTTTTTTCTCCCTGGGACTGGTTTATTTTCCCTCCCCTGCCGGGTATCTTGATCGGCGTTGGCTTTTTGTGGTACTCCTCTTACATGGACAAAAAAGGTGTCGATAACATCGGCCACAATGCTCACCTTACAGGAGCCATCTACGGTATCGCTTTCATCATCATTGCCAGTGCCATCAAACAGCCAAGTTT
- a CDS encoding T9SS type A sorting domain-containing protein, with protein sequence MQHLNYLLFFLFCGMLNSLAGQTTRYVDEIFTDINIEHNVVYATNISVLAMNPDTIPLVMDVYTPVGDTNPERPTVIYIPTGNFFPPYFNGRVTGGKSDSTVVEVCTRLAKRGYTAIAAAYRLGWNPNASENTIISGSFLQAIHRGIQDIRSCVRFLRKTVVEEGNPYGIDSGRIVAWGQETGGYLALGVATLDDYSEISALGKFINPETLEPYILENVHGDIYGETTAILNLPNSPGYSSEIHLAVSMGGAICDTSWIERDALLQPPIIGYHVVTDPFIPFGDGPVIMPHPNILVLPVSGTRLVVQVANEKGVNDPLDPINGQMTGLSAFLENRTELLADIPINLATLGQTLTTYATEHMYPFIIANNQLGSAPWEWWDFSQLETAIMEVNQEYSINFNATELHENNLTINSDMSAEKARAYIDTIFAHYLPRACQVLQLEECAIVASEEIADDSLIGLSVAPNPATERVFIRTNPAYPMEAIQVFDINGRYISSQYGIDNHQYELERGNLPAGAYLVKVKFAEGISVRKVIFR encoded by the coding sequence ATGCAACACCTAAACTATCTATTGTTCTTTCTTTTTTGCGGAATGCTGAACAGTTTAGCTGGACAAACCACCCGCTACGTAGACGAAATTTTCACGGACATCAATATCGAACACAACGTCGTCTACGCCACTAACATCTCTGTGCTTGCCATGAACCCGGATACCATTCCTTTGGTCATGGACGTCTACACACCGGTTGGGGATACAAACCCTGAACGACCGACTGTTATCTATATTCCTACAGGTAATTTTTTCCCGCCTTATTTTAACGGAAGGGTAACCGGAGGAAAATCAGATTCTACCGTGGTAGAAGTATGCACCAGGCTGGCTAAGCGTGGCTATACTGCCATTGCTGCTGCTTACCGGCTGGGGTGGAACCCAAACGCTTCCGAAAATACCATCATTTCTGGAAGCTTCCTTCAAGCGATTCATCGAGGCATACAAGATATTCGCTCCTGTGTCAGGTTCTTACGGAAAACGGTTGTAGAAGAGGGTAACCCCTATGGTATAGATAGTGGCCGAATCGTTGCCTGGGGGCAAGAAACGGGTGGTTATCTCGCATTAGGCGTGGCTACATTAGATGACTATAGTGAAATCAGTGCGCTGGGAAAATTTATCAATCCAGAAACGCTCGAACCATATATCCTTGAAAACGTTCATGGCGATATTTACGGAGAAACAACGGCTATACTAAATTTACCAAATTCACCTGGTTATTCTTCGGAGATTCATCTGGCTGTAAGTATGGGAGGAGCGATCTGTGATACATCGTGGATTGAGAGAGATGCTCTTTTACAACCACCTATTATTGGTTATCACGTAGTAACTGATCCGTTCATTCCTTTTGGTGATGGTCCCGTTATCATGCCTCATCCAAATATTCTAGTACTTCCGGTCTCTGGCACACGCTTAGTTGTTCAAGTGGCTAATGAAAAAGGGGTTAATGATCCTTTAGACCCAATCAACGGACAAATGACGGGCTTGTCCGCCTTCTTGGAAAATCGCACAGAGCTACTGGCTGATATTCCTATCAACCTTGCTACCCTTGGACAAACGCTTACAACCTACGCTACCGAACACATGTATCCTTTCATAATAGCAAACAATCAGCTGGGATCTGCACCATGGGAGTGGTGGGATTTTTCTCAGCTGGAAACCGCTATTATGGAAGTCAACCAGGAATATAGCATCAATTTCAATGCTACTGAGCTACACGAAAATAACTTGACTATTAATTCCGATATGTCAGCCGAAAAAGCGCGCGCTTATATCGATACAATATTTGCTCATTATCTCCCACGAGCATGCCAGGTACTGCAGTTGGAAGAATGTGCCATCGTAGCTTCAGAGGAAATTGCTGACGATAGCCTGATTGGCTTGAGCGTAGCTCCTAACCCTGCCACAGAGCGCGTATTCATCCGCACCAACCCTGCTTACCCTATGGAAGCTATCCAGGTGTTTGATATCAATGGGCGCTATATCAGCTCTCAGTATGGTATTGACAACCATCAATACGAACTCGAACGAGGGAATTTACCGGCCGGCGCCTATCTCGTCAAAGTCAAATTTGCCGAAGGAATTAGTGTGAGGAAGGTCATCTTCCGCTAA
- the rlmH gene encoding 23S rRNA (pseudouridine(1915)-N(3))-methyltransferase RlmH: MKVECWFIGKTADRYLREGIDKYAQRLPHYLPFEHVILPDIKNAGKLAPEQLKQKEAELVLARLKPQDGLYILDEKGKQYTSEELALWVDQQLQGFHRRLIFLVGGAFGFDDAVYQRANGKLSLSKMTFSHQMVRLFWLEQLYRAMTILKNEPYHNP, translated from the coding sequence GTGAAGGTAGAATGCTGGTTCATTGGAAAAACAGCCGACCGATATTTGCGGGAAGGCATTGATAAGTACGCACAGCGGCTACCTCATTACCTGCCTTTTGAGCACGTGATCCTCCCGGATATCAAAAACGCCGGAAAGCTTGCCCCCGAGCAGTTAAAACAAAAAGAAGCGGAATTGGTGCTGGCTCGGCTCAAACCCCAGGATGGCCTCTATATCCTCGATGAAAAAGGCAAGCAGTATACTTCTGAAGAGCTGGCCCTATGGGTCGATCAACAGCTCCAGGGTTTTCACCGTCGCTTGATTTTCTTGGTCGGAGGTGCATTTGGTTTCGATGACGCTGTATACCAACGGGCCAATGGGAAACTTTCGCTGTCCAAGATGACCTTTTCCCACCAGATGGTCCGACTCTTTTGGTTGGAGCAGCTCTATCGTGCAATGACCATATTAAAAAACGAACCTTATCACAATCCTTAG
- the pncA gene encoding bifunctional nicotinamidase/pyrazinamidase: protein MESFSNSALLLIDLQNDFCPLGALPVDEGDQVIPIANALMPYFDIIVATQDWHPANHGSFAANHPWRKPGQVIDLHGLPQVLWPIHCVQHSFGAEFVQELDQTKISKIFTKGTDPTIDSYSGFFDNGHRKATGMGDWLKEQGVKTVYVMGLATDYCVKFTALDALGLGFRTYLIEDASRGVNLSPGDVDKAVAEMAEKGVSVIHSAEIIKA, encoded by the coding sequence ATGGAGTCTTTCTCAAATAGTGCTCTCCTTTTGATTGATCTACAGAATGATTTCTGCCCTCTCGGAGCGCTACCTGTAGATGAAGGAGATCAGGTCATTCCCATTGCCAACGCACTGATGCCTTATTTCGACATCATCGTAGCAACGCAAGATTGGCATCCGGCCAACCATGGCAGTTTCGCGGCCAATCATCCATGGCGCAAGCCGGGGCAAGTCATTGATTTACACGGGCTTCCTCAGGTACTATGGCCGATACATTGTGTACAGCATAGCTTTGGGGCCGAGTTTGTGCAAGAACTGGATCAAACCAAAATCTCCAAAATCTTCACAAAAGGAACCGATCCTACCATAGACAGCTATAGTGGTTTTTTTGACAATGGTCACCGAAAAGCTACAGGCATGGGCGACTGGCTCAAGGAACAAGGCGTGAAGACCGTTTATGTAATGGGCTTAGCTACCGATTATTGTGTTAAATTCACAGCACTTGATGCCCTGGGTTTGGGCTTTAGGACTTACCTCATTGAGGATGCCTCCAGAGGTGTAAATTTATCGCCAGGCGATGTAGACAAAGCTGTAGCCGAAATGGCAGAAAAAGGCGTAAGCGTCATCCATTCCGCAGAAATTATCAAAGCGTAA
- a CDS encoding sterol desaturase family protein, translating into MLERVFDFFLSVLILFGFQYIYENVAPYQIPMNIGTWFIAILAFDFLAYWFHRLSHEINFLWAAHIVHHQSEELNITTVFRASFVAVIFRAFFFVWMAVAGFDAITIGVCTLVLGLFQLFTHSRVIGKLGIFEKFLTTPSHHRVHHGRNEKYMDHNYSHIFIIWDRMFGTFIEEDEEPAYGITTGFESANAYNAAFSYWKNLFIRAKRTKKFSDKIKVFTKGPAWTPDDVPHLPVEYKTDENGNRIHHRIPISFELGAYVLLNVAITFSALVALVVVFKPYQPGEYFPIEELFSNQQILALVIIILLSVFAHAKMMEQTKSAVFIDAVRIFVVGALTFLAFREFPFADWLIPAASVVCAMMLLWLIRLGIKSSKKRAVATA; encoded by the coding sequence ATGCTGGAAAGAGTTTTCGACTTTTTCCTCTCCGTACTTATTCTGTTTGGCTTCCAGTACATCTACGAAAATGTGGCCCCTTACCAAATCCCAATGAACATTGGTACTTGGTTTATCGCCATTTTAGCCTTTGATTTTTTAGCCTATTGGTTCCATCGATTAAGCCATGAAATCAACTTTTTATGGGCGGCACATATCGTACACCATCAAAGCGAGGAGCTCAATATCACAACCGTATTCAGAGCATCTTTTGTGGCTGTTATTTTTAGAGCTTTCTTCTTTGTATGGATGGCTGTTGCTGGTTTTGATGCCATTACTATTGGCGTGTGTACTTTGGTATTAGGGCTTTTTCAATTGTTTACCCATTCCAGGGTGATTGGAAAATTAGGCATTTTTGAAAAATTCCTGACCACGCCATCCCACCACAGGGTTCATCATGGGCGGAATGAAAAATACATGGACCACAACTACAGCCACATCTTCATTATTTGGGACAGAATGTTCGGAACATTTATTGAAGAAGATGAAGAGCCCGCTTATGGTATCACTACTGGTTTTGAAAGTGCGAATGCCTACAACGCCGCTTTTTCCTATTGGAAGAATTTGTTCATCAGAGCTAAAAGAACAAAAAAATTCAGCGATAAAATTAAAGTCTTTACCAAAGGCCCAGCATGGACGCCAGATGATGTTCCTCATCTACCCGTTGAATACAAGACCGATGAAAACGGAAACCGAATCCATCATAGGATTCCCATCAGTTTTGAGCTTGGTGCATACGTTTTGCTGAATGTGGCCATTACCTTCTCAGCCTTGGTAGCCCTGGTCGTTGTTTTCAAACCTTACCAACCAGGAGAGTACTTCCCTATAGAAGAATTGTTCTCTAATCAACAAATTCTAGCTCTGGTGATCATCATTTTATTATCGGTATTTGCACACGCAAAAATGATGGAGCAAACAAAGTCTGCCGTTTTTATAGATGCAGTTCGAATATTTGTGGTGGGAGCTTTGACCTTTTTGGCGTTTAGAGAATTCCCTTTCGCCGACTGGTTAATTCCTGCGGCATCTGTCGTTTGTGCAATGATGCTGTTGTGGCTAATTCGACTGGGGATAAAATCATCCAAAAAGAGAGCTGTAGCAACGGCTTAA
- a CDS encoding T9SS type A sorting domain-containing protein, translating to MKQFNILLILFVCGVFTSLQAQDTRYVDEIFTDVSVTSNVIYANNYTVITGAPALAPITMDVYTPVGDDNTERPTVLYIHTGSFLPQYFNGQITGGKLDSTVVEVCTRLAKRGYTAIAPTYRQGWAPTAPDQNIRTATLLQAAYRGIQDIRSCVRFLRKTAAEDGNPYGVDSDRIVAWGQGTGGYISLGMASLDSYAEISSLDKFINTETFEPYVVEGLHGDIYGLAETPLNNPNTPGYSSDIQFAVNMGGALGDTSWIDGDTPEFNEPPIIGYHVVTDPFAPFGDGPVIVPTTGEFVVRVAGTRLAVQVANEKGTNDPLDAVNGQMTGIAAGMEGFTNAVAGVPIDLSALGQSPTTLATEHMYPFVVQGLGSGPWDWWSKPLLDVIIPQVNAVFGTMFSSDTLHMNGLITNPDMSAAKARAYIDTVMAHYIPRACQVLQLEECAIVASEEIADDSLIGLSVAPNPATERVFIRTNPAYPMEAIQVFDINGRYISSQYGIDNHQYELERGNLPAGTYLVKVKFAEGISVRKVIFR from the coding sequence ATGAAGCAATTTAACATTCTACTAATCTTATTCGTCTGTGGTGTTTTCACCAGCCTTCAGGCTCAGGACACTCGTTATGTAGACGAAATTTTTACCGATGTTAGCGTAACTTCTAACGTAATTTACGCCAACAATTACACCGTGATCACTGGAGCACCAGCTTTAGCTCCTATTACAATGGATGTATACACACCAGTTGGAGACGATAACACAGAACGCCCTACGGTACTTTACATCCATACAGGAAGTTTTCTTCCTCAATACTTTAATGGACAAATTACTGGTGGCAAACTAGACTCTACCGTGGTAGAAGTCTGTACCCGTCTTGCCAAACGTGGCTATACTGCTATAGCGCCTACTTATCGTCAGGGTTGGGCACCAACTGCTCCTGATCAGAATATCCGTACTGCTACCTTACTACAGGCAGCGTATCGCGGTATTCAGGACATTCGTTCCTGTGTACGGTTTTTACGCAAAACTGCCGCAGAAGATGGTAACCCTTACGGAGTTGATTCTGATAGAATTGTAGCCTGGGGCCAAGGTACTGGTGGTTACATTTCATTAGGCATGGCTTCTCTCGATTCTTATGCTGAAATTTCTTCCTTAGACAAATTTATCAATACGGAGACCTTCGAGCCTTACGTGGTAGAAGGTTTACATGGTGACATCTATGGTTTGGCAGAAACACCGCTCAACAATCCTAATACACCTGGATATTCTTCGGATATTCAATTTGCCGTAAATATGGGTGGTGCCTTGGGAGATACTTCCTGGATTGATGGCGACACGCCTGAGTTTAACGAGCCTCCGATCATTGGTTACCACGTGGTTACCGATCCTTTTGCTCCTTTCGGCGACGGTCCGGTAATTGTTCCGACAACAGGTGAATTCGTAGTTCGGGTAGCCGGTACCCGCTTAGCCGTACAAGTAGCTAACGAAAAAGGAACCAACGACCCTCTAGATGCTGTAAACGGACAAATGACGGGGATAGCAGCTGGTATGGAAGGATTTACCAATGCAGTTGCTGGTGTTCCCATTGACCTTTCTGCCTTAGGGCAGTCACCCACTACGCTGGCTACCGAGCACATGTATCCGTTTGTTGTACAAGGATTGGGATCTGGCCCATGGGACTGGTGGAGCAAGCCATTACTGGATGTGATCATTCCACAGGTAAATGCTGTATTTGGTACCATGTTCAGCTCTGACACCCTGCACATGAATGGTTTGATTACCAACCCGGATATGTCTGCGGCCAAAGCACGTGCTTACATTGATACGGTGATGGCGCACTACATCCCACGTGCATGTCAGGTACTGCAATTGGAAGAATGTGCCATCGTAGCTTCAGAGGAAATTGCTGACGATAGCCTGATTGGCTTGAGCGTAGCTCCTAACCCTGCCACAGAGCGCGTATTCATCCGCACCAACCCTGCTTACCCTATGGAAGCTATCCAGGTGTTTGATATCAATGGGCGCTATATCAGCTCTCAGTATGGTATTGACAACCATCAATACGAACTCGAACGAGGGAATTTGCCGGCCGGCACCTATCTCGTCAAAGTCAAATTTGCCGAAGGAATTAGTGTGAGGAAGGTCATCTTCCGCTAA
- the rpsU gene encoding 30S ribosomal protein S21: protein MLILDRKDGETIDRLLKRYKRKHREVQINKRLRKGKFFSKPSVERREEVLKAKYIQEKYRTED, encoded by the coding sequence ATGCTAATTCTTGATCGTAAAGACGGAGAGACCATTGATCGTCTCCTCAAGCGCTACAAGCGCAAGCACCGTGAAGTGCAGATAAACAAGCGTTTACGTAAAGGTAAATTCTTTTCAAAGCCTTCAGTAGAACGCCGCGAAGAAGTACTGAAAGCTAAGTATATTCAGGAGAAATACAGAACTGAAGATTAG